In Chryseobacterium oranimense, a single window of DNA contains:
- a CDS encoding dihydrofolate reductase family protein produces MRKIILDLAVTLDGFIEGPNGETDWCIMDDDMNFNEFLDSIDTIFYGRVSYDSWGTYQPEESAGPEEKEFWGTIHSKNKYVFSSQDRKDENATFINSDIAEKVEEIKKQDGKNIWLYGGASLIKTFIQLNLIDVYRVSVHPVALGNGKPLFEDLRERLELKLMTTNVFRSGVVQLIYEPRNK; encoded by the coding sequence ATGAGAAAAATAATTCTTGACTTGGCCGTCACGTTAGATGGATTCATCGAAGGTCCTAATGGTGAAACAGACTGGTGCATCATGGATGACGATATGAACTTTAATGAGTTTCTGGACAGTATCGATACCATTTTCTACGGACGGGTAAGCTATGATTCCTGGGGAACGTATCAGCCGGAAGAAAGTGCAGGTCCTGAAGAAAAAGAATTCTGGGGCACCATTCATTCCAAAAATAAATATGTTTTTTCAAGTCAGGACAGAAAAGATGAAAATGCAACTTTCATTAATTCTGACATTGCAGAAAAAGTAGAAGAAATTAAAAAGCAGGATGGTAAAAACATCTGGCTGTACGGCGGTGCAAGTCTCATCAAAACTTTCATTCAGCTGAATCTGATTGATGTTTACAGAGTTTCTGTTCATCCTGTTGCCTTAGGAAATGGAAAACCTCTGTTTGAAGACCTCAGAGAAAGGCTGGAACTGAAGCTGATGACTACCAATGTTTTCAGATCCGGAGTGGTACAGCTTATTTATGAACCCCGGAACAAATAA
- a CDS encoding tetratricopeptide repeat protein has translation MKDFELWEEELKTIWNQLGTIPDNDFIDKIKVHTDKISAGEPNAIADFEKACAYDSTGFEKNAEPLYRSALQLGLTGLRRRRARIQLASTLRNNGKFFESIEILREEKENYSDELDDAVNAFLALSLSSVNHDKEALSLVLESLSAHLPRYNKSVYNYSKELIK, from the coding sequence ATGAAAGATTTTGAACTTTGGGAGGAAGAATTAAAAACCATATGGAATCAGCTGGGAACCATTCCCGACAATGATTTTATTGATAAAATAAAAGTACATACAGACAAAATATCGGCGGGCGAACCTAATGCCATTGCAGATTTTGAAAAAGCCTGCGCCTACGATTCCACCGGCTTTGAAAAAAATGCAGAACCGCTGTACAGATCTGCTCTACAGTTAGGGCTTACCGGATTACGGAGAAGAAGAGCAAGAATTCAGCTGGCAAGTACATTGCGCAACAATGGAAAATTTTTTGAGAGCATAGAAATATTGAGGGAAGAAAAAGAAAATTATTCTGATGAGCTGGATGATGCTGTCAATGCTTTTTTGGCCCTGTCACTTTCTTCCGTCAATCATGATAAAGAAGCATTGTCATTAGTTTTAGAATCACTTTCTGCCCATTTACCGAGATACAATAAGTCTGTTTACAATTATTCGAAGGAACTTATCAAATAA
- the arr gene encoding NAD(+)--rifampin ADP-ribosyltransferase, with the protein MNSNPSEEPTVYYHGTKADLKTGDLIEIGFSSNYGTKRKAKYIYLSATLEAATWGAELAFGEGRERIYIVEPTGPIEDDPNLTDKKFPGNPTKSYRSQHPFKVIGEVEEWQGHSPEQLKTMKDHLQKLKDQGIEAIED; encoded by the coding sequence ATGAATTCAAATCCTTCTGAAGAGCCTACAGTTTACTATCACGGCACCAAAGCCGACCTTAAAACCGGAGACCTCATCGAGATCGGTTTCAGCTCAAACTACGGAACGAAAAGAAAAGCAAAATACATTTACCTTTCCGCTACTCTGGAGGCAGCAACCTGGGGAGCAGAACTGGCTTTCGGAGAAGGCAGAGAAAGAATTTATATCGTGGAGCCAACCGGTCCTATTGAGGATGATCCTAATTTAACCGATAAAAAATTCCCAGGTAACCCGACAAAATCTTACCGGTCCCAGCACCCTTTTAAGGTCATTGGAGAGGTGGAAGAATGGCAGGGACATTCGCCGGAACAGCTTAAAACTATGAAAGATCATCTTCAGAAGCTGAAAGATCAGGGTATTGAAGCCATAGAAGACTGA
- a CDS encoding DinB family protein, giving the protein MSLKTLITHSVQYNNWVVSKYIDWLSEKSDEQLNQEVISSFPTILLTLHHIWQTQEYWWSHISGADFNFAEISAAMSKEEIFAGIKKNSQKLADYVETLSEEDLTENVKIDSPWFQCDFSKYEYIQHAIIHGTYHRGQIVTMGRNVGITDAPMTDYNFWNIYKDAEVQSEA; this is encoded by the coding sequence ATGAGCTTAAAAACATTAATCACGCACAGTGTTCAGTATAACAACTGGGTTGTTAGCAAGTACATCGACTGGCTTTCTGAAAAGTCTGATGAACAGCTTAATCAGGAAGTAATTTCCAGTTTTCCTACCATTTTATTAACGCTGCATCACATCTGGCAAACACAGGAATACTGGTGGAGCCATATTTCCGGAGCGGATTTTAATTTTGCAGAAATTTCAGCCGCAATGAGTAAAGAAGAAATCTTTGCAGGGATAAAAAAGAATTCTCAGAAATTAGCGGATTACGTTGAAACTCTATCCGAAGAAGATTTAACCGAAAACGTAAAAATAGATTCTCCGTGGTTCCAGTGTGATTTTTCAAAGTATGAATACATTCAGCACGCCATCATCCACGGAACCTATCACAGAGGACAAATTGTAACCATGGGACGGAATGTGGGAATAACAGATGCTCCCATGACCGACTACAACTTCTGGAATATCTATAAAGATGCGGAAGTACAATCTGAAGCATAA
- a CDS encoding DUF2461 domain-containing protein encodes MKKTLEFLKQLEKNNTREWFALHKSEYDAVVKENKAFFNKIYNELQEHDNLKGIHIFRIYRDVRFSKDQTPYKNNFGVGYSRSKPMLRGGYYIQLEPGNSFVGGGFWGPDAKDLLRIRKEFEISTTEIDKITSDKTFTKYFGQIEGDAVKTAPRGFDKDHPAIDLIRKKQYVVRRNFTDKEVLSDGFQQEALLTLLAMRPFFDYMSEVLTTDLNGEPLF; translated from the coding sequence ATGAAAAAGACCCTTGAATTCCTTAAGCAATTAGAAAAGAACAACACCCGCGAATGGTTTGCCCTGCACAAATCTGAATATGATGCGGTTGTGAAAGAAAACAAGGCATTTTTCAATAAAATTTATAACGAGCTTCAGGAACATGATAATTTAAAAGGCATCCATATCTTCAGGATTTACAGGGATGTTCGTTTTTCCAAAGACCAGACTCCATACAAGAACAATTTCGGGGTTGGATACTCCCGTTCAAAACCGATGCTGAGAGGAGGATATTATATTCAATTGGAACCCGGTAACAGCTTTGTAGGAGGAGGATTCTGGGGACCGGACGCTAAAGATCTGCTCCGGATCCGTAAAGAATTTGAAATCAGTACGACAGAAATTGACAAGATTACTTCTGATAAAACATTTACAAAATACTTCGGGCAAATCGAAGGTGATGCTGTAAAAACAGCTCCCAGAGGTTTTGATAAGGATCATCCCGCCATAGATCTTATCAGAAAAAAGCAATATGTAGTAAGACGAAATTTTACAGATAAAGAAGTGCTGTCAGACGGATTCCAGCAAGAAGCCCTTCTTACTTTACTGGCCATGCGTCCGTTTTTTGATTATATGAGTGAGGTATTGACCACGGATTTAAATGGAGAACCTTTATTTTAA